The Candidatus Zixiibacteriota bacterium genome includes the window CTGCAAACGCAATTGCGGCTGGCCGGTCAACTGCTCGACGGAGACATCCGCGTTTCCTGGTATCAACCTGACGAGCGCGGCGATTTCGTCGGCCTTGGCTTCGAGGGCCTCCAGGTCATCACCAAACAGCTTGATGCCGATATCCGAACGAATTCCCGCGAGCATCTCATTGACTCGCATCTCGATCGGCTGAGTGAAGATGCGATTCTGTCCCGGAAGGTCGGCAAGTTCGGCATCGATAGCCGCCACCAACTCCTGCTGAGTCGAGGCTTTGGTCCATTCGCTGCGTGGCTTGAGAGACATAAACATATCCGACAATTCCAGACCCATTGGATCAGTCGACAACTCGGCCGTTCCGATACGCGTCCAGATATACTCGATCTCATCTGGAAACTTACCAAGGATATTCTGTTCGATCTGAGTGTTGTATCGAACCGACTCTTCGAGCGAAATACCGGCCAGGCGAACGAAATTGATTACGATTGTGCCTTCGCTAAGACGCGGTACGAATTCCGATCCAAGTTGCGTGAAGAGCAACACACCACCGACTAATAACACCAGCGCTGCCAGCAATACTGTGCGGCTGTAGCGTAATGCACGATCCAGGATCGGACGATAGATGTTCCTGAGCCAGCGTATGACCAGCAGTTCTCGCTCGTGTTTCGACTTCTTCAGAAAGGTGCCTATCATCGCGGGAAGCACGGTAAATGACAAGATCAACGATCCTGTGAGAACGAAGACAACCGTCAGCGCCATCGGCCGGAAAAGCTTGCCTTCGACTCCCTGCAGGGTGAGAATCGGGAGATAGACGATGATTATGATAAGTTCTCCGAACAGCGTCGGTTTGCGGACCTCAAGTATCGCATCTCTAAGCACACTCATACGACTGGCACCCGCATCCGACTGTGAGAGTCGCCGAACCGAATTCTCGACTTGGATGACGGCGTTGTCAACCGCGAGCCCGAAGTCAATCGCGCCGAGACTCATTAGGCTGCCTGCGACGCCAACCCGTGACATGAGATCAAACGCAAACAACATCGATATAGGAATTGCGGACGCCACAATCAAACCGGCGCGCAGGTTACCGAGGAATACGAACAGTACCGCTATTACGAGCAACGCTCCAAAGATCAGGTTGTGTTCAACCGTTGTCAGAACCTGCTCGACCAAATCGGTGCGCTCGTAAACCGGCACGACCTGCACACTATCGGTGAGAAGGACTGCGGCTTCATCGAGCCGTTCTGAAAGTCGCGCTGTCACCTCGGCGGGATTTTCGCCCGTGATCATAAATCCGAGGCCGAGCACCCCCTCACCAAGACCATTGAACGTGGCAGCACCCCGCCGCCACTCATGGCCGATTGTCACATCACCGATATCGCGAACTGTAATCGGCACACCTTCCGGACTTGCGACAACGATCTGTTCGATCTCGTCTATAGACTCTACCGTGCCGATCCCCCTAATCAGAGTCAGTTCACCTCCGCGTACAACCTGGCCGCCCGGTACATTACCCAATTCATTTCTCAGCGTCGCAGCTATATCAGCGATCGAGAGCTCGTAACCGGCGAGACGAACCGGATCTACCTGTACAAGATACTGCTTCTTGAATCCGCCCCAACTGTTGACCTCGGCTACACCGGGTACAGATTGCAGTTGCGGCTTGATGATCCAATCCTGAACTGAGCGCGGCTCGGTGATATCGGTGGTCTTTCCGATGACAATGTAGTGGAATACTTCACCAAGTCCGGTCGAAACCGGTCCGAGTTGCGGTAAGCCGACCCCATCCGGCACTTCTACACCGAGCATCTTCTCGTTCACTTGCTGACGAGCGAGATAGAGATCAACATTATCTTCGAAGATTGCCGTTATCTGGCAGAGGCCGTATTTTGTAATCGAGCGCACCTCAGCTAAGCCGGTCAATCCCGTCACTGCCTGTTCGATGGGATATGTAACCAACCTCTCCAAATCCTCGGGCGCCCACCCAGGTGCAGCGCAGTTGACCTGCACGAGAACAGGTGTCGTGTCTGGAAATGCATCGAACGGCAGATGCCAGAGTGCGATTAGCCCCAGCAAGCAGAGAAAGCCCGCAAGCGCTAACACTACAAAACGATAGCGCAGTGTAAACTCTACTAAGTGTTTTAGCATACCAGCCTCAACTTGTCGGTTCAAGACCGCAGCACCCCGTGCCGAGACTGGTCTTCTTCAGTTCAGTCTTTAGTAGGAATGACCCGCCGACGACTACATCCTCACCAGGTTTCAATCCGCTGGTCACCTGATAGTATGGTCCGGCACCCGCACCAAAACGTATCTTGCGGGGACGATAGCGGTCAATGGACTCTTTGACGAATACGACATTGCAGCATCCTTCCCACTGGACGGCACCCTTCGGAACGAGCACAACATCCGAACCATCAGGAATGCCGATTGA containing:
- a CDS encoding CusA/CzcA family heavy metal efflux RND transporter, coding for MLKHLVEFTLRYRFVVLALAGFLCLLGLIALWHLPFDAFPDTTPVLVQVNCAAPGWAPEDLERLVTYPIEQAVTGLTGLAEVRSITKYGLCQITAIFEDNVDLYLARQQVNEKMLGVEVPDGVGLPQLGPVSTGLGEVFHYIVIGKTTDITEPRSVQDWIIKPQLQSVPGVAEVNSWGGFKKQYLVQVDPVRLAGYELSIADIAATLRNELGNVPGGQVVRGGELTLIRGIGTVESIDEIEQIVVASPEGVPITVRDIGDVTIGHEWRRGAATFNGLGEGVLGLGFMITGENPAEVTARLSERLDEAAVLLTDSVQVVPVYERTDLVEQVLTTVEHNLIFGALLVIAVLFVFLGNLRAGLIVASAIPISMLFAFDLMSRVGVAGSLMSLGAIDFGLAVDNAVIQVENSVRRLSQSDAGASRMSVLRDAILEVRKPTLFGELIIIIVYLPILTLQGVEGKLFRPMALTVVFVLTGSLILSFTVLPAMIGTFLKKSKHERELLVIRWLRNIYRPILDRALRYSRTVLLAALVLLVGGVLLFTQLGSEFVPRLSEGTIVINFVRLAGISLEESVRYNTQIEQNILGKFPDEIEYIWTRIGTAELSTDPMGLELSDMFMSLKPRSEWTKASTQQELVAAIDAELADLPGQNRIFTQPIEMRVNEMLAGIRSDIGIKLFGDDLEALEAKADEIAALVRLIPGNADVSVEQLTGQPQLRLQVDRQRLAKFGLTAAEVLTAIESIGGVVVGDVFEGQRRFDLVVQTDTSRFAGPEDISQIFLRSKNNSIVGLDRVTKATLGDAPGSITREWSKRRIVVQCNVRGRDMGSFVSELRERIGAEIDLPNGYFVRLGGQFENLERARTRLMLVVPISLLLIFGLLFWTYKSALDALLIFSGVPMAALGGVVVLALRGMPFSISAGVGFIALSGIAVLNGLVLVSTIKRLRSEGIETTNAVREAALTRLRPVFMTALVAALGFVPMAISTGVGAEVQRPLATVVVGGILTSTALTLIILPALYVTFGKRTESEK